Within Pecten maximus chromosome 15, xPecMax1.1, whole genome shotgun sequence, the genomic segment AACAACGGTGGAAAATAATGGAATTATTATTTGGAAACCGTTTGAGGTGTTCCAAACACAATGTCCCATCgatacaaaatattttccttTCGATCAACAGACATGCAACATCACATTTGGAGTCTGGACAAGTGCTTCTGTTGAAATTGAACTTAGACCAGAGGAAGGTGAACTATGGTTGGGTGAATATCAGACCAACGGACAATGGGATATGGTAAAGACATCGGCACATAAAATACTATCTATTAACTCGCAATCTGTAGTCACATTTTCACTCAAGATTAAGAGAAAACCCCAGTACATTATGGTTAATGTAGTTTTACCGATTATCATGTTGTCGATTCTCTCTGCCTGTACGTTCCTTATTCCTGCAGAGAGCGGTGAGAAAATGGGCTACGCCATGACTCTTTATCTGTCATTTGTTGTCTTTCTGACCATCGTGAGTTCATTACTTCCAGAAAATTCGACAATGTCGTTACTGTCAACATACCTTGTGGTACTTCTGGCTATTGGAACGACCATCATAATAATAACGGCCATTCAACTACGCCTTCATCATCTGGACAGTTCTCGTGAAATACCGCGATTTGTAAGATGTCTTGTGAGAATGAGTAGTAGGTTGCAATGTCGACATTCGGTACAGAGGATGAAAAAGTCTAACAGGGTGGAAGAAATGCAAACTGAGAGAGTATCGGCGGGGAGTGACATTGAAATGCAAGATCTAGACGATAAAACAGAAATCCACTCTGGATCATCAAATTCGAAATCCGAAATAGCGATAGACGATTCCAGTTGGGCGGATGTAACGTCCGCGATTGATTTTTACTGTTTCTGGTTGTTTTCCATTGCGATTGTTATATCAACAGTCGTGCTGTTTGTCAGTGGTGTTAGCCATAGCAGCGAAATTAAGTAATATAGGTAGAAGAAATTTGTGATGTCTatgtttttacctgtgttttctgaaattttgatgttttatcgAGGTTTTTCTgtaattgtatgtttttatccATGTTTTCTGTcgttgtatgttttttttattggtgtattctgtaattatatatatttatcggcgtattctgtaattatatatttttagcggtgtttttttttatgtttatcgATGTATTCTGTCCTTGTATGTATTTATCGGTGCATTCTGTTATTATCTAAAGTTATCTGTtaattctgtaattatatattttcagcGGTGTTTTCGGTGTTTATCAGTGTATTCTGTCATTGTAAGtatttattgatgtattgtgtaatataaatatatatattcatcccTTTTTGTTCGTGTTTTGCGGAATAATCAGTAATTGGTTTTTTATCGGTGTAATTTGTAATTGCATGTTTTTATCAGTGttttctgtaattgtttttttatctggtcactgtaaatgtatgtttttatcGGTGTTTCTGTAATTGTATCATTGTATCGGTGGgttttttgtaattgtattttttggtttttttttgtaattatgttttatcaGCAGTATATATCATTGCGTTTGTATCGGTTTTCAATCGAACTatttatggtttttttttgctttttttttttttaatttgtttctaTCGGTGTCTATATAAGATAAATTAATCAGTATTTTTTATGATAGATTTTTATCTGTGTTTTCTATGATTTGTATCCTAGAAACGTTGGTCAGCTGCCAATATTAGGAAAAGAAAGATAATACAACATTTACAGTTATAAACGGCAGAGTGAGAGAAATAATGACACTGCGATAGCAAGTAGTTAGGGATATTACATTAGTAATAAAAGCGGAATGATAAGTTGATACGACCAATTGAGCTTGCAGCTAAAATTTGATATGGATCAATTTGTTGCTGTCGATGTTGTGAATTAATAGTATATTCTCCTAATATTCTCCTTCTCCACTGCAAGTGTCATCGGGTCATCtgtgtacatgtttttttctcaatatgtAACTTCTAACTGAAGGTTTTTGGAAATAAACATGCGCATATGTAATGGTATAGCtgtattggttttgtttttctaacgtcctattaacagctattGCTATATATGAACGGTCTCCCCTGGaggttgtggtatgtttgtaTCCTTGTGATAGCACGAATTTGATGCCGacttatagtgctacctcactgaaacttACTGCCAAAGTAATCCAGCAAGACAACTCAACCGGTTATATTATACCGTCGGTATATAATGCCAcgtatatcaaatatttgataaaaatacaagCCTTTCATGTTAAGTGCATACATTGGCTCATTGTCAAGAGCTTCATTTGCGAAAAGGGATGGTCGTGATGTTGGCAAAACTAAGTTTAGCTAGATTGATTTTCTAGTTAAAAACAAATAGTACCAATAAAGAACAGGgtcgcggtggctgagtgggtaaggtgtcccgacacctAATCACTAGCCCCCTATTTGGATCGCGAATCagaaacctatgtggggcagttgcctcGTTCCGACTGTaagccagtggtttttctcctggtactccgaATTTAATCCACCTCcgaaacctggcacgtccttaaataaccctggctgttaataggacaataaacaaaataacctTAACTAAACCAATAGAGATTTCTTTTCAAACtgtttcaaatgaaaataacagtgatatttcTTTTTACTACGATTAATTAAAATTCTATGAATACGCTTATAACTGTAGATTGGATTCGATATTGACCATAACACGGATTTTATTATTAAACACGAAGATGGTAAATATTTGAATTCCGTTAACCTGGAAAGGCAATCGGTCATTACGGCGGACCAAACCATACCTAGCTGTGGTGACcttaaaaatagatatattgacAACTGTTTATTGACCCAACAAATGTTCGACGTTTTAGTATAATTTAGATGATATGGACCACAAAATCTGTTGACTCAAGCGCAGAATACGAATCACCAGTGTTTGAATAATGTGTTTAATTTTACTAAGACAATACAGTGCAAAATCACGACAGAACACTGAATGCATTCGACAGGAGAGACTTAACTGTATGTTATTACTATaaatgtacagtattatattgttaaaggggcattccaTTGTTTGAATGCGTGATGTGAgttgtacagtaatgtatacgAATTATAAATGAAGCTTAACCTCATATTTATGACTAACTGTGATGGAATGAACAGCACATTTGTACTGAAAATCCGCAAAATTCTGCCGCTCTGCATCTGCACTTGAATATTCAACCACGTCTCCTACGCTTTGATCCCGATCACGTAGTCACCATCATCGCTCAGGTGCTCTCTGATGTAGCCAGCTGCAGTCGCATCTAGTTTGACAAATAGTGGCTTTGCCCTTCTGGCTCGTATTTCACGCTAGGTATTGTGAACAAAAGCGCTTTCATTGGACGGAAGGGAGTTATGATAAGAGGAAGAAGGAGCCAAgttatgtttaaaaaaacagCCATTGCTTGAATCGTGTGTGTTATGACACTACCTATCTGGATTAAGTTGTAGATCCATGAGAGTTGTTAGCTTGTAGGTAGTCATTTTGAGTCTGCCCGAGTTTAAGACGGCATATTTTTGTCAAACAACGTGATTCCTAATTTGGCAAAACATCCCTAAACCCTCCATCAACAACGACATGATCTTTTTTACAGCCTGAAGAGAATATCCATTATGGTTTTTGTAGTCTTCGCATCATTATTGATTCAATGACAGGATAGGGCTATGTTCACAATCTTCAAATAGCTCCGCTTCTTCTATGGGAGTTTATATGGAGCATATGAACAGTACTATCAAGTATGATAGTCGTCGATCGCTTGCCAAACAATGGTGCGGGGAACAGAAAACTTGTGCTCAAGGAAGTTTTCTTGCAGATTTCTAGCAGATTTGTTGGTTTTAATGTCACTCCTAAAGAAAACTTCACAACCCGCACATACACACCTATATCTCATTGTATCGGGTGTTAAAATCTCCGTCAGATGTGTTTTTATAAACAAGAACCgctttaatataatatttcaaatcatggaCATATTACTTTaggaaaatgtaaaattgataTATCAAAAGAACAATGGTGATTCGGACATACGTGGTATATTGTTGCAAGAtttgttttgtcaaaatcggTCATTAGTATATcatgtttaacgtcctaactATCATTTACAGCGACGGTCATTTAAGGTTGTGACCTACACATGTCGGCATAACTTGTACGCGTGCTACGCGTGTTTTTATATATTGGAAAAGGCGATTTCGTGCATTAAGGTTTGGAGTACTACAGGGTGGTCTCGTATGTTCCCAATCGTTTAACAAGTCATTGGGATGACACACATCAAAGCCAAATATCAACCCTGCACAAATGTTAAAGTTTTGATCTTTGGGCAGGATTATTGTAAGTTATAAAGctctatatacaaatgtacgttAACAGTTTTGAACGGACTGAATATGGAAAGCATTCAAAATGTCATTGGTTcacaaaaaataactttttcacAAAATGCTTAAAATACATATTATCGGCGATATACTTGTTGTTTAAGTATTTTGGTATATAGTTCATGGTTCAAACTTTAGTTAGTGAGGCAAGTGCATCATCGATTAATTTGGATTAAATATAAGGGAACTTACATTGATGGCACAAAGCAATTTATCGTAATGTATCGTTGAGTGTTTTCTTCAGGCCAAGCCCTATGGgaaattaacattactggaaaacTCACCTTTTACTAAATTGTCAATTGTGttcattttatatttgaaattgcTCTGTATCGACGAGATGATTTTATGAGATAAAACGCTCATTAGAAAGACAAGATAAGATAAGATCCAAAACTAGATACCACTTATGAATTAAGCATTAAGGACAGAAGGTACAATTCTAATGtcttatatacaatgtacatttatatcCCCAAGAAAGCGATAAAAAAAAAGCACAGTGAGGGTAGGGTAAACTATTGACACTGAATTCTGAAATATTAAGCAACTTAAAATGATTTACATCTTTTCCAAAACACCGACCATAGAACCGTTGTAATAGACtgtaaaataaatctaatattTGCGTCGGTGTGAGTAGGTGAGGTGCTTTATTAAGATTGCTATGACATCAatcgattgttttttttcctgaaGACGGTGATTTGATTCGGATGTTTAATATGGAAACAAATGTAGTATATTACTTAATCTCTAGTGATTTGAATATCAGTCGTTTTAGTgcaaaaataacgaaaataaATTGAATGTTGACAAAACATGTGTGACACATTTGCTCCTTTGGTTCAATACAGGTTTGTTTAATTCGAACTATGAATATTTCAACACACACTCTATTTTTGTAGTCACATATGAATATATAGAGGTCATTTATGCTCGAGGTTTATTACAATCCAAATAGCAAAGTTGTTTTGAGTGTCGAGGGAGTATCTGCAATAACCTCCCAGGTTATTGCTGTTGATGTAAGGATTCTGTATAACGACCCATATACCAACAATATTCTGATACCAAAGTACACTTGTTTCCTGATTTACTTCAGGATTGATCCTAGCGCTCAATATGATATGTTCGTTGTCAACTGCGGGCATTCTACCGTGTActcagtcaaaatgaggtacaattcttatatttacatcaaacaaatcgtttaaatacagtacgaagaaaataaaattcaaggtgtgttgcgacgttggtaactacggcagccgtggttgctaagataatacagttccagtgaatctacgtaaagatacaagtattgttaacaaattaaaagaaacaactcaacatttttgtttaaaactttttacgtttaaaattaaataacatATTCACAATGCACAATGTTCGTCTCAGATTAACTATAGTTGTCAGGCATAGGGTATATTGACACAGATTAAGTAGTTACGTGGTCAAACGTTCTCTTGGAACTTCACACTTCAGAAATCTGTTAAtagcttacctcgtggagaagAAGAAAATATACACTTGATATTAGCTTTTTTTTTGCAGAGTTCATCcggtaacaggagaaaacgctaaaattgcgttgatcacACCTTtaaaaatggcgccgtctaggTGACGCTCCGGAAACTTTACAAATagacgacgtcataattattGTTCGGAatcccgcgcttattaatccgctgagccttttttcCACTGCGTATATGCTAATTCattcgcagtcagagtttactaagctgaagaaggaagagttgtaaatatattgaaatgtatattattcaGTTCTAAATCATTCTTACCTTATAACAATAATGCCAACATTTATTTCGGATTTAAAAACGCTCTTCCTTCCTGGTCTGTTCGTAAATAATTGttgctatcgctatttcttaaaaagtacATCTAGTTTCTCTAGTTGTACTTCAATCTTGAGTGGCGAAGAAACTTTCTGAGATAAAAATTCATTAGAAAGGCCAATTTAGATATAGTTCAAAACAAGATACCTCTTATTAATCACGCAGAGGGTACAAAAGGTACAAATCTAACGTTCTTAAATATCTATCCCA encodes:
- the LOC117343152 gene encoding acetylcholine receptor subunit alpha-1-B-like; the protein is MLQIQIYVLFFTFVSPSQFVASQYYDDLTTLLDDMLAANVYDKRVRPIVKQNESLIVTISLSPVAITDIDEVKESLSTAAYLDVVWKDEFLRWTPSMYNDIDHFYISQKDIWIPDIALKNGFTKLQNLGEDSLLTTVENNGIIIWKPFEVFQTQCPIDTKYFPFDQQTCNITFGVWTSASVEIELRPEEGELWLGEYQTNGQWDMVKTSAHKILSINSQSVVTFSLKIKRKPQYIMVNVVLPIIMLSILSACTFLIPAESGEKMGYAMTLYLSFVVFLTIVSSLLPENSTMSLLSTYLVVLLAIGTTIIIITAIQLRLHHLDSSREIPRFVRCLVRMSSRLQCRHSVQRMKKSNRVEEMQTERVSAGSDIEMQDLDDKTEIHSGSSNSKSEIAIDDSSWADVTSAIDFYCFWLFSIAIVISTVVLFVSGVSHSSEIK